One segment of Sphingomonas qomolangmaensis DNA contains the following:
- a CDS encoding glutaredoxin, whose product MTAAKTATLYRMVTDHHVCPYGIKSKYLLERAGYAVDDQWLTTREQTDAFKQEHGVKTTPQTFVAGRRIGGHDDLRRFLGKSVPDPDATSYTPVIAIFAMAALMAIAGSWASTGMLLTVRTGEWFIALAMCILAIQKLQDVDRFATMFLGYDLLAKRWLPYAYLYPFAEGLAGVLMLGRALDWVSIPVALFIGSVGAVSVFYAVYVQKRDIKCACVGGSSKVPLGFVSLTENVMMVAMAIWMLLHPM is encoded by the coding sequence ATGACCGCCGCCAAGACCGCCACGCTGTATCGCATGGTGACCGACCACCATGTCTGTCCCTATGGCATCAAGAGCAAATATCTGCTCGAGCGCGCCGGGTACGCGGTCGACGACCAATGGCTCACGACGCGCGAGCAGACCGATGCGTTCAAGCAGGAACATGGCGTGAAGACCACGCCGCAGACGTTTGTCGCGGGCAGGCGGATCGGCGGCCATGACGATCTGCGCCGGTTCCTGGGTAAATCGGTGCCCGATCCCGACGCCACCAGCTACACGCCGGTGATCGCGATTTTCGCGATGGCGGCGCTGATGGCGATCGCGGGAAGCTGGGCGTCGACCGGCATGCTGCTGACGGTTCGCACCGGCGAATGGTTCATCGCGCTGGCGATGTGCATCCTGGCGATCCAGAAGCTGCAGGATGTCGATCGCTTCGCGACGATGTTCCTGGGCTATGACTTGCTGGCCAAGCGATGGTTGCCCTATGCTTATCTCTATCCCTTTGCCGAGGGATTGGCGGGCGTGCTGATGTTGGGCCGCGCGCTCGACTGGGTGTCGATCCCGGTGGCGTTGTTCATCGGCAGCGTCGGTGCGGTGTCGGTGTTCTACGCGGTCTATGTCCAGAAGCGCGACATCAAATGCGCGTGCGTCGGCGGCAGTTCGAAGGTGCCGCTGGGCTTCGTGTCGCTGACCGAAAATGTGATGATGGTGGCGATGGCGATCTGGATGCTGCTCCACCCCATGTGA
- a CDS encoding metal-sensitive transcriptional regulator, which translates to MTNANIGTINRLRRVEGQVRGIAQMVADERYCIEILHQLQAVKSALAKVESQILKDHAASCVTAAIASGDVDDQHAKFNELIDLFERVKR; encoded by the coding sequence TTGACGAACGCCAACATCGGGACGATCAACCGGCTGCGACGGGTCGAAGGGCAGGTGCGCGGGATCGCGCAAATGGTCGCCGACGAACGCTATTGCATCGAGATCCTTCACCAGCTCCAGGCGGTGAAATCGGCGCTCGCTAAGGTCGAGAGCCAAATCCTGAAGGATCACGCTGCGAGCTGCGTCACCGCGGCGATCGCGTCGGGCGACGTCGACGACCAGCACGCGAAGTTCAACGAATTGATCGACCTGTTCGAGAGGGTGAAGCGATGA
- the mgrA gene encoding L-glyceraldehyde 3-phosphate reductase gives MPFPAPYAADPARYDAGMPYRRTGRSGLKLPAISLGLWQNFGGTDVFETGRSILRRAFDRGVTHFDLANNYGPPYGSAEENFGRVLATDFAAHRDELIISTKAGWDMWPGPYGDIGSSKKYLIASCDQSLRRMGLDYVDIFYSHRVDPTTPLEETMGALVQLHRQGKALYVGISSYEPGLARQAAAILAEERVPLFIHQPSYSILNRWIERELLDTLEALGTGCIAFSPLAQGMLTDKYLQGVPEGARASRGGSLSQGMLTEQNLAAIRSLDAIAKARGQTLAQMAIAWVLRDPRVTSALIGARTVEQLDDALDAVKRLDFAGEELSAIDAAAKDGGINIWSGSSDITAMPAAQGVPA, from the coding sequence ATGCCATTCCCCGCCCCCTATGCCGCTGACCCTGCTCGCTATGATGCCGGCATGCCCTATCGCCGCACCGGTCGCAGCGGGCTGAAGCTGCCAGCGATCAGCCTGGGGCTGTGGCAGAATTTCGGCGGCACCGACGTCTTCGAAACCGGGCGCTCGATCCTGCGCCGCGCCTTCGATCGCGGCGTCACCCATTTCGATCTAGCGAACAATTACGGCCCGCCTTACGGATCGGCCGAGGAGAATTTCGGTCGCGTCCTCGCGACCGACTTCGCCGCGCACCGCGACGAGCTGATCATCTCGACCAAGGCGGGCTGGGACATGTGGCCCGGCCCCTATGGCGATATCGGGTCGTCGAAGAAGTACCTGATCGCCAGCTGCGACCAGAGCCTGAGGCGGATGGGGCTCGACTATGTCGACATCTTCTATTCGCACCGCGTCGATCCGACGACCCCGCTTGAAGAGACGATGGGCGCGCTGGTCCAGCTCCACCGCCAGGGCAAGGCGCTGTATGTCGGCATTTCGTCGTACGAACCCGGCCTCGCGCGCCAGGCCGCGGCGATCCTCGCCGAGGAGCGCGTGCCGTTGTTCATCCACCAGCCGAGCTATTCGATCCTCAACCGCTGGATCGAACGCGAACTGCTCGACACGCTCGAGGCGCTGGGCACCGGCTGCATCGCCTTCTCGCCGCTCGCGCAGGGGATGCTGACCGACAAATATCTGCAGGGCGTGCCCGAGGGCGCGCGCGCCAGCCGCGGCGGATCGCTGTCGCAGGGGATGCTGACCGAGCAGAACCTCGCGGCGATCCGCAGCCTCGACGCGATCGCCAAGGCACGCGGCCAGACGCTCGCGCAGATGGCGATCGCCTGGGTGCTGCGCGATCCGCGCGTCACCTCGGCGCTGATCGGCGCGCGCACGGTCGAACAGCTCGACGACGCGCTCGACGCGGTCAAGCGGCTCGACTTCGCGGGCGAAGAGCTGAGCGCGATCGATGCCGCGGCCAAGGATGGCGGGATCAACATCTGGTCCGGTTCGTCGGACATCACCGCGATGCCCGCCGCACAGGGCGTGCCCGCCTGA